Proteins encoded in a region of the Paenibacillus sp. E222 genome:
- a CDS encoding response regulator, translating to MLRAVVCDDESIVIQGLQGMIDWTRYGIELVGTAGDGLSALHIVQELQPDIILTDIRMPGLNGLELIEKLTAIHPDIACIVFSGFNEFDYVRRAIHLGVIDYLEKPITIEHVEQALVKTVDRLQRHQTLVTLQSQWSTGKQELLEKATMDLMVLGIEAIPKWKELFGPEADQITEIRAVALSSPLSPSEPNCPGYQCIHTGTGGDYLLAMFPVMPAVEGDVSVTINEIHSTLSPLSDHSPLVIGLGNVYSLHQAQQSYQEARKALRHAQFTGQPWVAYSDMVQMEQSVMDVMTQHRNDLELCLRTRDRRGLLIALKQFQAWSKTSKIGPEPLEKESLRLIYTALDAVRKQGVDPVALSPVLEQIHGLHTRDAMFDWLREQLDLVFQAISTEPNVTSRHPAILKALSYMNEHYSSDISLQEVAQYAELNPTYFSLLFKEQTGTSYIKYLTHMRIDLAKSMLSQGLRVHETGTRVGYPNYRHFTDTFKKITGITPGQYRSSCEEDRSHQEREK from the coding sequence ATGCTGAGAGCCGTTGTATGTGATGATGAATCCATCGTTATTCAGGGTCTGCAAGGAATGATTGACTGGACAAGGTACGGAATTGAGTTAGTTGGGACCGCTGGGGACGGGCTATCTGCACTCCATATAGTCCAGGAGCTTCAGCCTGACATTATTCTTACCGATATTCGCATGCCCGGATTGAATGGACTTGAATTGATCGAGAAGCTTACCGCTATTCATCCCGATATTGCCTGTATTGTCTTCAGTGGCTTTAATGAATTCGATTATGTAAGGCGTGCCATCCATTTGGGAGTCATCGATTATCTGGAGAAACCCATTACGATTGAACATGTTGAACAGGCACTCGTAAAAACGGTTGATCGGCTTCAGCGTCATCAGACTCTTGTTACACTTCAAAGCCAGTGGTCAACTGGGAAACAGGAGCTGCTGGAAAAGGCAACGATGGATCTCATGGTTCTCGGAATTGAGGCTATCCCAAAATGGAAGGAACTGTTCGGCCCGGAGGCCGACCAGATTACAGAAATTCGTGCAGTCGCTCTGAGTTCCCCGCTCTCCCCTTCTGAGCCGAATTGTCCCGGTTATCAATGCATACATACAGGAACTGGAGGAGATTATTTGCTGGCTATGTTCCCTGTCATGCCTGCTGTCGAAGGAGATGTATCTGTGACCATCAATGAAATTCATTCCACGCTGTCACCTTTGTCTGATCACAGCCCTCTCGTTATCGGGTTAGGCAATGTGTATTCGCTCCATCAGGCGCAGCAAAGTTACCAGGAGGCCCGCAAGGCGTTACGACATGCTCAATTCACCGGGCAGCCCTGGGTCGCATATTCGGATATGGTCCAGATGGAACAGTCTGTCATGGATGTTATGACGCAGCATAGAAACGACCTCGAGCTATGTCTGCGAACCCGTGACCGCCGAGGGCTGCTGATCGCCTTGAAACAATTCCAAGCCTGGAGCAAGACTTCAAAGATTGGACCCGAACCGCTGGAAAAAGAATCGCTGCGACTCATCTACACAGCGCTGGATGCTGTCCGTAAACAAGGGGTTGACCCTGTTGCCCTCTCTCCTGTGCTTGAACAGATTCATGGCTTACATACACGCGATGCCATGTTTGATTGGCTTCGCGAGCAATTGGACCTCGTTTTCCAGGCCATCTCCACTGAACCGAATGTAACATCTAGGCATCCTGCTATTTTGAAAGCGCTATCTTATATGAACGAGCATTACTCCTCAGATATTTCATTACAGGAGGTTGCACAATATGCCGAATTGAATCCGACTTATTTCAGTCTTCTCTTCAAAGAACAGACGGGAACATCCTATATTAAATATTTGACCCATATGCGGATTGATCTTGCAAAGTCCATGCTGTCTCAAGGATTGCGTGTCCATGAAACAGGTACAAGGGTTGGGTACCCCAATTACAGACATTTCACCGACACCTTCAAGAAAATTACGGGCATAACGCCTGGGCAGTACAGAAGCAGTTGTGAAGAAGACAGATCTCATCAGGAGCGTGAGAAATGA
- a CDS encoding ABC transporter substrate-binding protein, with protein MFKRKTESASALPRSRQRSKPTIMFCAIAMLAAVLSACSGTTESSSSSSSGSSSNQQAQVTLTLLVDNSQDAVNQANAYISAFQKLNSDIKIELETRPNGSEGDNTVKTRLATGDMADVFFYNSGSLMQALSPEKNLLDLTDEPLMDNIMDAFKPAVTYKGRIYGVPSGSTTAGGWFYNKKIYSQLNLTVPKTWNELMENSNKIKATGITPVIGTYKDSWTSQLVVLADYYNIQTQVPDFANQFTSHQATIAGTPATLRSFEKLQELHDQNFMNKDFLATTYDSGLKMLAEGKGAQYPMLSSAIPAVAQNFPDQIEDIGFFAQPGDDASANGLTIWLPGGAYIYKESEHIEEAKKFLAFIASVEGTKTVAAASSPTGPFLIQGASIPDSVPTVVKEMLPYFDSNQTAPALEYLSPVKGPSLEQITVEVGSGIKTAAEGAAAYDKDVEKQAKQLGLDGW; from the coding sequence ATGTTCAAGAGAAAAACGGAGTCCGCATCTGCCCTCCCGAGAAGCAGGCAGCGTTCAAAGCCCACTATTATGTTCTGTGCCATCGCCATGCTGGCAGCTGTGCTGTCCGCCTGCTCTGGTACAACGGAGAGTAGTTCCAGCTCCTCAAGCGGAAGCTCGAGCAATCAACAGGCGCAAGTTACACTTACCCTGCTTGTCGATAATTCGCAGGATGCTGTAAACCAGGCCAATGCTTACATCAGCGCTTTTCAAAAACTGAATTCGGATATCAAAATCGAGCTGGAGACCCGTCCTAACGGCTCAGAGGGGGACAACACCGTGAAAACCCGGCTCGCCACCGGAGATATGGCTGATGTGTTTTTCTACAACTCCGGTTCTCTGATGCAGGCACTATCCCCGGAGAAAAATCTGCTGGACCTGACGGATGAACCACTTATGGACAACATTATGGATGCCTTTAAACCGGCGGTAACCTATAAAGGACGCATTTATGGTGTACCCTCGGGCTCCACTACAGCCGGAGGCTGGTTCTACAATAAAAAAATCTACAGTCAGCTCAACCTGACGGTACCCAAGACATGGAACGAGCTAATGGAGAACAGTAATAAAATCAAAGCCACCGGTATTACCCCCGTCATCGGCACCTATAAGGATTCCTGGACCTCTCAACTGGTCGTTTTGGCGGATTATTACAACATCCAGACCCAGGTACCGGATTTCGCTAATCAGTTTACATCCCATCAAGCGACGATTGCAGGCACACCTGCCACACTGCGCAGCTTCGAGAAGCTTCAGGAACTGCATGACCAGAACTTCATGAACAAGGATTTCCTAGCAACGACTTACGATTCCGGATTAAAAATGCTGGCCGAGGGCAAGGGAGCACAATATCCAATGCTATCCTCCGCTATTCCAGCCGTGGCTCAAAACTTCCCCGATCAAATAGAGGATATCGGTTTCTTCGCACAGCCGGGGGACGATGCATCAGCTAACGGCCTGACGATCTGGCTTCCAGGTGGAGCATACATCTACAAAGAAAGTGAGCACATCGAGGAAGCCAAGAAGTTTCTGGCCTTTATCGCATCGGTCGAAGGAACGAAGACTGTAGCTGCGGCATCCTCACCTACGGGACCCTTTCTGATTCAGGGGGCCTCGATTCCCGATAGTGTACCTACCGTTGTTAAGGAAATGCTGCCGTATTTCGATTCGAACCAGACGGCACCAGCGTTGGAATACCTCTCACCCGTCAAAGGCCCAAGCCTGGAGCAGATTACCGTCGAGGTTGGCTCAGGCATCAAAACGGCTGCAGAAGGCGCTGCCGCCTATGACAAGGATGTTGAGAAGCAGGCCAAGCAGCTTGGATTGGATGGATGGTAA
- a CDS encoding sensor histidine kinase translates to MMKQWMYTLSMPRIKRVRTRLMIAMIMLSLPSLFLLGFISYNVAKQTLVEISTQTNLEQLQMSGEVADLLFKTINNLHISIVMNDGIKDALRGSNAQGGKQTADGVTLQRLKNVLSSSSIDSKYISSVCLLDLDFRTYCEGRSDEAGIYEIPDKVSAITASDWYSRAVTAKGKIVYYHSDVFGTSDDSFSTVKLFRDADDPEGRTIGLLIINISDGIFNKIFSTSHYGSYMALDTAQAKIQSVYGTNTGWESDSGTMPSVIQSLEHEGYLVNTYRNSVTGWTFIHMVESSELLKQSRSIGWATTLIATFIGIIALVSSYTLSGTITRPLLRLKKMMVDWTLGHSKFPERFAPDEVGVIAETFRRVALERDELNERLLQSKLKEREAELRALQSQIKPHFLYNTLDSIYWMATLKQDTAIAQMAVSLSESFKLSLNKGQERIPVYMELKHIEHYLNIQRIRFGERFTYIEEVDEAIKGMSMMKLMLQPLVENAIYHGLEPQVGEGTLRLRGILDEGYMLFIVEDNGVGMKDISRTQQGFGLRNVQERLDLTYGASSTFQVQSEMGQGTRVTLRFPAT, encoded by the coding sequence ATGATGAAGCAATGGATGTATACGTTATCTATGCCACGCATTAAACGTGTCCGTACACGTTTAATGATCGCCATGATTATGCTCTCCCTGCCCTCCCTGTTTTTGCTCGGCTTCATCTCCTACAATGTTGCCAAACAAACCCTGGTGGAGATTAGCACACAGACAAACCTGGAGCAGCTGCAGATGTCGGGTGAAGTAGCTGATCTGCTGTTCAAAACAATAAACAATCTGCACATATCCATTGTCATGAATGATGGCATTAAGGACGCTCTTCGCGGCAGCAATGCGCAAGGAGGGAAGCAAACAGCGGACGGCGTAACACTCCAGCGTCTAAAAAACGTTCTGAGCAGCAGCTCCATTGACAGCAAATATATTTCATCCGTCTGCCTGCTTGATCTAGATTTTCGCACGTATTGCGAGGGGAGATCGGATGAGGCAGGCATCTACGAAATTCCAGACAAAGTTAGCGCCATTACCGCTTCGGATTGGTATTCACGTGCCGTTACAGCCAAAGGAAAAATTGTATATTATCATTCTGATGTGTTTGGCACCTCTGATGACTCCTTCTCTACTGTCAAGCTATTCCGGGATGCGGACGACCCGGAGGGAAGGACGATTGGACTGCTTATTATCAACATTTCGGACGGGATCTTTAACAAAATTTTCAGCACCAGCCACTACGGCTCCTACATGGCTCTGGACACTGCACAAGCGAAGATTCAATCCGTGTATGGTACAAACACCGGATGGGAATCGGATTCAGGCACCATGCCAAGTGTCATCCAAAGTCTGGAGCATGAAGGATACCTGGTCAACACTTATCGCAATAGCGTGACGGGCTGGACGTTCATTCACATGGTCGAATCCAGCGAGCTGTTGAAACAATCCCGTTCAATTGGCTGGGCAACAACACTTATCGCCACCTTCATCGGTATAATAGCGCTTGTCTCTTCCTACACCCTCTCAGGCACCATTACACGGCCGTTATTACGGTTAAAGAAAATGATGGTGGACTGGACACTTGGCCATAGCAAATTCCCTGAACGATTTGCCCCGGACGAAGTGGGCGTCATTGCGGAAACCTTCAGGCGAGTAGCCCTCGAAAGGGACGAACTGAACGAACGCCTCCTGCAATCGAAACTTAAAGAGCGTGAGGCAGAGCTTCGAGCTCTTCAATCACAGATTAAGCCTCATTTTTTGTACAATACCCTCGATTCGATCTACTGGATGGCCACGCTGAAGCAAGATACAGCTATTGCCCAAATGGCGGTATCCTTGTCTGAAAGCTTTAAGCTCAGCCTGAACAAAGGACAGGAACGCATTCCGGTGTACATGGAGCTCAAGCATATTGAGCATTATTTGAATATTCAGCGCATTCGCTTTGGTGAACGGTTCACTTACATTGAAGAGGTGGACGAAGCAATCAAGGGAATGAGCATGATGAAGCTTATGCTGCAACCCCTGGTGGAAAATGCAATTTATCACGGCCTGGAGCCCCAGGTGGGTGAAGGCACCTTGCGTTTGAGGGGAATTCTGGATGAGGGATATATGCTGTTTATAGTGGAGGATAACGGTGTCGGCATGAAGGATATATCCCGCACTCAGCAAGGCTTCGGATTGCGCAATGTGCAGGAGAGGCTGGATCTAACCTATGGTGCAAGCAGTACATTTCAGGTGCAAAGTGAAATGGGACAGGGCACCCGGGTCACCCTCCGCTTTCCCGCCACCTAA
- a CDS encoding carbohydrate ABC transporter permease, with product MKLHRARNWILEAAGVLFTIVAFWIPFYFIITNAAKDVKEASLLNLAPPTVFQLWDNIQTVVSARDFMLIRAFFNSTVLTVASIAFIIVLCAMAAYVIQRRRDRLTPLFNFLVLAGLIIPPAIVPTIWVLDGLGLFKTLLGLILVEVALGLPFAIILYRGFMSAIPRELDEAAVIDGCSGIRLFFSIILPLLQPVTATVIVLSSVTIFNDFTNPLYFLPGSKNATVQLTMYNFQSQYVTQYNLLFTNILLITLPPLVLFLFFNRQIVSGMTAGSVKG from the coding sequence GTGAAGCTGCATCGCGCTCGCAACTGGATATTGGAAGCAGCGGGAGTGCTGTTCACTATCGTTGCTTTCTGGATACCGTTCTACTTCATCATCACCAACGCTGCCAAGGACGTGAAGGAAGCATCACTGCTCAATCTGGCGCCGCCCACCGTGTTCCAGTTGTGGGATAACATACAAACCGTGGTTTCGGCCCGCGATTTCATGCTGATTCGTGCCTTCTTTAACAGTACTGTATTAACCGTTGCTTCCATCGCCTTCATCATTGTTTTGTGTGCCATGGCTGCATACGTTATTCAGCGCAGACGTGACCGGCTTACGCCGCTGTTCAATTTCCTTGTGCTCGCAGGACTTATCATTCCTCCGGCCATCGTACCGACAATCTGGGTACTGGATGGGCTGGGGCTGTTCAAAACACTGCTGGGACTGATTCTCGTGGAGGTTGCACTGGGTTTGCCATTTGCAATCATTCTGTACCGTGGCTTTATGTCGGCGATACCGCGGGAATTGGATGAGGCGGCTGTGATCGATGGATGCAGCGGCATACGGCTGTTCTTCAGCATCATTCTGCCCCTGCTTCAGCCGGTAACAGCCACGGTAATCGTCCTGTCCTCCGTTACCATTTTCAATGATTTTACAAATCCACTCTATTTCTTGCCTGGCTCCAAAAATGCGACCGTTCAGCTGACCATGTACAACTTCCAGAGTCAGTATGTGACGCAGTACAACCTGTTGTTCACCAATATTCTGCTTATTACTCTGCCGCCGCTTGTCCTGTTTCTGTTCTTCAATAGACAGATTGTATCAGGCATGACGGCAGGCTCCGTCAAGGGCTGA
- a CDS encoding carbohydrate ABC transporter permease, whose protein sequence is MNKTVKQTYSYWFLLPAALVYLVIFILPTALSFFFSLTRWNLTEWEFIGLENFVTFFQEQSLSIGFKNTLIYAVVTCALKVVIGLLLGVVLTSKIRSKSYLRSVIFFPTLISTIAVGIAFSAMMHPTEGIINSGLALIGIEGPDWLGDVRLALLSVAFVDVWKGLGFATVIYIAGILSIPEDYYEALQMDGGNGWHKFWNIIVPLCRPATHSVIILSFIGGLRSFDLIWTMTKGGPGFTTDLIASIIYKQYQGGFYGLATAGNVILFILVTLLALPLYSYMNRKEAEL, encoded by the coding sequence GTGAATAAAACCGTCAAACAGACGTATTCTTATTGGTTTTTGCTGCCGGCGGCACTCGTCTATCTGGTGATTTTTATTTTGCCGACGGCCCTGTCCTTCTTCTTCAGTCTGACACGATGGAATCTGACCGAATGGGAATTCATCGGGCTTGAGAACTTTGTTACTTTCTTTCAAGAGCAATCCCTTAGCATCGGATTCAAAAATACATTGATCTACGCTGTGGTGACCTGCGCTCTTAAAGTGGTCATCGGCCTGCTGCTCGGCGTGGTGCTGACGTCCAAAATTCGCTCCAAAAGCTATCTGCGCTCCGTCATATTTTTCCCGACCCTGATCAGTACGATAGCCGTTGGCATTGCCTTTAGCGCTATGATGCATCCGACAGAAGGGATCATTAACTCAGGCCTCGCCTTGATCGGAATAGAGGGACCAGATTGGCTGGGAGACGTCAGGCTCGCCCTGCTCTCGGTAGCTTTTGTAGATGTGTGGAAAGGCCTCGGCTTCGCGACCGTCATCTATATAGCAGGCATACTCAGTATCCCGGAAGATTACTATGAAGCTCTGCAGATGGATGGCGGCAACGGCTGGCACAAATTTTGGAACATTATTGTCCCACTTTGCCGCCCAGCTACGCATTCGGTCATTATCCTGTCCTTTATTGGCGGATTGCGTTCCTTCGACCTGATCTGGACGATGACCAAGGGAGGCCCCGGCTTCACCACCGACCTCATTGCATCCATTATCTATAAACAGTACCAGGGAGGCTTTTACGGTCTTGCCACGGCAGGCAATGTGATTCTCTTCATCCTGGTTACACTGCTCGCCTTACCACTGTATTCCTATATGAATCGAAAGGAGGCCGAACTGTGA
- a CDS encoding FAD-dependent oxidoreductase, producing the protein MKIAVIGCTHAGTAAIVNTAKLYPDATITVYERNDNISFLSCGIALYVGGVVKDPDGLFYSSPNQLAELGVVTKMLHEVTSVDAAGHKLQAKNLKTGEEFEDTFDKLIVTTGSWPVVPKLEGIEMDNILLCKNYNHSNTIIEKAKHAKRITVVGAGYIGIELVEAFQMNGKEVTLIDSVDRILNKYLDPEFTDAIEETLTGHGIKLALGQTVQKFTGENGKVNKVITSKGEFETDLVILCIGFRPNTELLKGQVDMLPNGAIIVDKYMQTSQKDVFAAGDSCAIHYNPTDKAAYIPLATNAVRMGTLVARNLVRPTTPYMGTQGTSGIKIYEQNIAGTGLTEASAADEGLVVEAVTLEDAYRPEFMPTAEKLLLKVIYEQATRRIVGAQVMSQADLTQSINTISVCIQNNMTVDELAFVDFFFQPHYNKPWNFLNSAGLQALPPVEVKAPAMV; encoded by the coding sequence ATGAAAATCGCAGTTATCGGATGTACACACGCAGGAACCGCAGCCATCGTTAACACCGCCAAATTGTACCCGGATGCTACCATTACAGTGTATGAGCGCAATGACAATATTTCCTTCTTATCCTGTGGGATTGCGCTTTATGTAGGTGGCGTGGTGAAAGATCCGGACGGACTGTTCTATTCTTCGCCAAATCAACTGGCTGAGCTCGGTGTCGTTACCAAAATGCTTCACGAAGTGACGTCAGTAGATGCTGCAGGTCACAAACTTCAGGCTAAAAACTTGAAAACAGGGGAAGAATTCGAAGATACCTTCGACAAGCTGATCGTGACCACAGGTTCATGGCCTGTCGTACCGAAGCTGGAAGGCATCGAGATGGACAACATTTTATTATGCAAAAACTACAACCATTCCAACACGATCATTGAGAAAGCCAAACATGCCAAACGCATTACCGTGGTAGGGGCAGGATATATCGGGATCGAGCTGGTGGAGGCTTTCCAAATGAACGGCAAGGAAGTTACACTGATCGATAGCGTAGACCGGATCTTGAATAAATATCTCGACCCCGAGTTCACGGATGCCATTGAAGAGACGTTGACTGGACACGGCATCAAGCTGGCGCTGGGCCAAACCGTTCAGAAATTTACCGGAGAGAATGGCAAAGTGAACAAGGTCATTACATCCAAAGGAGAGTTCGAAACGGACCTCGTTATTCTGTGCATTGGTTTCCGTCCAAATACGGAGCTGCTCAAAGGCCAAGTGGATATGCTGCCGAACGGCGCAATCATCGTCGATAAATATATGCAAACCAGCCAAAAAGACGTCTTCGCTGCTGGAGACAGCTGTGCGATTCATTACAACCCAACCGACAAGGCAGCGTACATTCCTCTGGCAACCAACGCCGTGCGGATGGGCACACTCGTAGCACGGAACCTGGTTCGTCCTACGACACCGTATATGGGTACACAAGGCACATCAGGTATCAAAATTTATGAGCAAAATATTGCAGGTACAGGTCTGACGGAAGCATCTGCTGCGGATGAGGGCCTGGTCGTTGAAGCTGTAACGCTTGAAGATGCTTACCGTCCGGAGTTCATGCCAACGGCAGAGAAGCTGCTGCTCAAAGTAATCTATGAACAGGCTACACGCCGCATTGTTGGTGCGCAGGTGATGTCACAGGCTGATCTGACACAGTCGATCAATACGATCTCTGTCTGCATCCAGAACAACATGACGGTAGATGAGCTGGCCTTCGTCGACTTCTTCTTCCAGCCACATTACAACAAACCTTGGAACTTCCTGAACTCGGCTGGTCTGCAAGCACTGCCACCAGTAGAAGTAAAAGCACCAGCGATGGTGTAA
- a CDS encoding alpha-L-rhamnosidase, with product MSDLFIETLTCEYREHCLGTDVRRPRFSWITQSSRRGVVQSGYRIQLTAGHDFEAPLWDTGHVISSNSVHIEYAGPELQPRIAYQFRVQVWDTNGSESDWSEPGQLETALYSSNAWQAKWITPDTSRIDADAHPAFLLRREFGLRSSSPVVSARVYSTAAGLYELYLNGSKVSADLLTPGWTSYHHRQQYQTYDVTHLLHQDANAIGVMLGDGWYRGGLGFEGRNYMYGPNRAVLIQMHIRHEDGTESVVISDADWRCCLAPILYSNIYHGETYDARLEQSGWMNPAFDDSQWVEAEQLDLSYDHLVAQENVPTRVTEVVKPIQYLLTPAGDHVLDMGQNMVGRIRLKVQAPAGTQIELRHAEVLDRDGNIYFGNLRPARQTITYITKGEGTEAYAPYFTFQGFRYVKVEGFPGSEQGLPLDAFQGEVIHSDMASTGDFACSDERINQLQSNIRWGQRGNFVDVPTDCPQRDERLGWTGDAQVFIGTALFNYHGGPFFTKWLRDVKAEQHLDGGIPFVVPDIIGGASSAAWGDAAVICPWTIYQFYGDLRLLAEQYDSMKRWVNYIRVQGDNEFLWNTGFHFGDWLGLDAKENSYKGATPEDLIATAFYAHSTRLVRDTASILGNEEEARQYGELLENIVQAYRDEYMTPTGRVAVPTQTAHVLTLMFDLAEPVLQQRVAADLNDLIIQNDYHLTTGFVGTPYLCFALSGNGYHSTAVRLLMQDSYPGWLYSVSKGATTIWEHWDSIKEDGSFWSDDMNSFNHYSYGAVGEWMIRSIAGLDMVAPGFREVRIEPLFGANLLTHASAWHQTPYGKLESGWHVRGKEMEVSVTLPVNTTGRIILHGAKLASLQEGGKAVTGREGITSAKETSSGVELIAGSGSYTFIYEYGDLFVESYTEKTRLNELLMDPHAKEVVERHAPQLLTGATHNIVRTSSFREIRENGMFQMSPDILDGILEELSANPSAKQKVEM from the coding sequence ATGTCTGATCTTTTTATTGAAACCTTAACCTGTGAGTACAGGGAGCATTGCCTAGGCACAGATGTCCGTCGCCCACGTTTCAGTTGGATCACACAGTCAAGTCGGCGAGGAGTTGTACAATCAGGCTACAGAATCCAGCTGACAGCAGGGCATGACTTCGAAGCTCCCTTATGGGATACAGGTCATGTGATCTCGTCGAATTCCGTTCATATCGAATATGCTGGTCCAGAACTCCAGCCGCGAATCGCATACCAGTTCAGAGTCCAAGTCTGGGATACCAACGGAAGCGAGTCGGATTGGAGTGAGCCTGGTCAATTGGAGACAGCTCTATACAGCTCGAATGCCTGGCAAGCGAAGTGGATTACGCCGGATACATCAAGGATTGATGCTGATGCACACCCTGCCTTTCTTCTGCGACGTGAATTTGGCCTGCGTTCATCCTCCCCTGTCGTGTCTGCCCGGGTCTATTCTACTGCTGCCGGCCTATACGAGCTGTACCTCAACGGTTCCAAAGTATCCGCAGATCTGCTGACACCGGGCTGGACAAGCTACCATCACCGACAACAGTACCAGACCTACGACGTGACTCATCTGCTGCATCAGGACGCCAACGCAATAGGGGTCATGCTGGGAGATGGCTGGTACCGGGGCGGGCTTGGATTTGAAGGGCGAAACTATATGTACGGGCCGAATCGCGCCGTACTGATTCAAATGCATATCCGCCATGAGGATGGCACGGAATCCGTTGTAATCTCCGACGCCGATTGGCGATGCTGCCTGGCGCCGATCCTATACAGCAACATCTACCATGGAGAAACGTATGACGCAAGGCTGGAGCAAAGTGGCTGGATGAACCCTGCCTTTGACGATTCGCAATGGGTGGAGGCTGAGCAACTGGATTTATCCTATGATCATCTGGTTGCCCAAGAGAATGTCCCCACCCGCGTTACAGAGGTCGTGAAGCCGATTCAATACCTGTTAACACCTGCGGGTGATCATGTGCTCGACATGGGACAGAACATGGTTGGGCGCATTCGGTTAAAAGTTCAGGCCCCTGCCGGGACGCAAATTGAACTGCGACATGCTGAAGTACTTGATCGGGATGGCAATATTTATTTTGGCAACCTTCGTCCGGCGAGACAGACGATTACTTATATTACCAAGGGTGAAGGTACGGAAGCATATGCCCCCTACTTTACCTTCCAGGGATTCCGTTACGTTAAGGTTGAGGGGTTCCCTGGTTCGGAGCAGGGGCTGCCCTTGGACGCATTTCAGGGAGAGGTCATTCATTCGGATATGGCTTCAACAGGGGACTTTGCATGCTCGGATGAGCGGATTAATCAGCTTCAAAGCAACATACGCTGGGGGCAAAGAGGCAATTTCGTCGATGTGCCTACCGATTGTCCACAGCGGGATGAACGATTGGGCTGGACTGGTGATGCCCAGGTGTTCATCGGCACCGCCCTGTTCAATTATCACGGTGGACCGTTCTTTACTAAATGGCTGCGAGATGTAAAGGCAGAGCAGCACTTGGATGGTGGTATTCCTTTTGTCGTGCCTGACATTATTGGCGGAGCCAGTTCGGCGGCCTGGGGAGATGCAGCCGTCATCTGTCCGTGGACCATCTATCAATTTTACGGTGACCTGAGGCTTCTTGCAGAACAGTATGATAGTATGAAACGCTGGGTCAACTATATCCGTGTCCAGGGCGATAACGAATTTCTGTGGAATACCGGATTTCACTTCGGAGACTGGCTGGGGCTGGACGCGAAGGAGAACAGCTATAAAGGGGCGACACCAGAAGATCTGATTGCCACCGCTTTCTATGCCCATTCGACACGGCTGGTACGAGATACGGCAAGTATACTTGGTAATGAAGAAGAGGCACGGCAATACGGGGAGTTGCTTGAGAATATTGTTCAGGCCTATCGGGATGAGTATATGACGCCGACAGGTCGGGTCGCCGTTCCTACGCAGACAGCTCATGTGCTCACTCTGATGTTTGATCTGGCAGAGCCGGTATTACAGCAGCGCGTGGCCGCAGACCTCAACGATCTCATTATTCAAAATGACTACCATCTGACGACAGGGTTCGTCGGGACACCATATCTGTGCTTTGCACTCTCAGGCAACGGTTACCATAGCACAGCGGTCCGATTGCTCATGCAGGACAGTTATCCTGGATGGCTGTACTCCGTCTCCAAAGGTGCAACCACGATCTGGGAGCATTGGGACAGCATCAAGGAAGACGGCTCCTTCTGGAGCGATGACATGAATTCCTTTAACCACTATTCCTATGGAGCCGTTGGCGAATGGATGATCCGCAGCATTGCCGGTCTGGACATGGTTGCTCCCGGATTCAGGGAGGTACGGATTGAACCGTTATTCGGCGCGAATCTGCTCACTCATGCCAGCGCCTGGCATCAGACCCCTTACGGTAAGCTGGAGTCAGGTTGGCACGTCCGAGGCAAGGAAATGGAAGTGAGCGTCACCCTGCCTGTTAATACAACTGGCCGAATCATTCTCCATGGCGCAAAGCTCGCCTCCCTGCAAGAGGGCGGAAAAGCTGTCACAGGCAGGGAGGGCATCACTTCCGCTAAAGAAACCTCCTCCGGTGTAGAGCTGATTGCAGGCTCAGGAAGCTACACCTTTATTTACGAGTACGGCGACCTGTTTGTGGAAAGCTACACTGAAAAAACAAGATTAAATGAGCTGCTTATGGACCCTCATGCGAAAGAAGTCGTAGAACGACATGCGCCCCAGTTATTGACCGGAGCTACCCATAACATCGTACGTACTTCCTCCTTCCGTGAGATTAGGGAAAATGGCATGTTTCAGATGTCACCGGATATCCTGGATGGCATTCTGGAGGAATTGTCTGCAAATCCCTCAGCCAAACAAAAAGTTGAGATGTGA